The window AGGAAGACCGCCACCCCGATGCCGCCGAAGATACTCCCCAGGGTCAAAAATACGCGTTTTCCGGGGGAGCGGACAAAGGGGGCATACCAGTCCTGGGGCAGGGCGGGAAACTGCACATCCGCCATCCGACGTTTGAGCTGCAGCAGCTCGGCATACTCCTGGCGGTATTCATAGTCTGCTTGAATTGTATTGATAACCCCGGGAATCTGATCCTCGGGAAGTTCGTTGTCTACCAGTGCTTGGATTTTTAACACCATCTCTTCATCTCTCATACCCCGCCTCCTTGGGTGTGATTTTGTAATAACTCGGCGAGTTTTTTCCGCGAGTAATAAAGTCTGGACATTACGGTGCCCAGGGGAATATCTAAAATCTGGGCCATCTCCTCGTAGGAGCACTCCTGAAAATGCTTCAGCTCCAGTATCTCCCGCTGCTCGGGCTTCAGCCGCGCCAGACAGTCTATGACCGCCTGGGAGGTTTCCCGCTGAATCAGCAGATCCTCCGGACCGTGCCCCGCTGAAATCACCTCCATCCCCTCCGGAAAACCCACATTCTGGCTCTCCTTTTTCCGGAGAAAGTTCCGGGCAAGGTTGCGCCCGATGGTGAGCAGCCAGGGGTATAGGGGCTTCGAGGGGTTGTACCGGGAGAGGTTCTGATAGGCCCTCAGCACCGTTTCCTGTAAGAGATCCTGAGCATCGTCGGTATTGCGCACAATCATATAGATGGCGCGGTACAGCCGCTGCTCGTAGGGTCTGAGATGGCCAACAAAGTCTGATGCCTGCAAGGTTTCCGTTGTCATTCGTCCATAGTACCCCGGCTGTGGGAATTTATTCACCACTTTTTCTTGCAATGAAATCCACCCTGTTAGAACGCTGGTAGTCAATAAATCCTAGGAAAGTACAGAAATTCTGTATTTGTATGAAAGAATAGGAGGGGGAACCCCCGATAAAGAATAAAATTACAGATTTCTCATGTTTCGTCCTTTGAAAAACCCTCCCTACAATTAACCAACCTAAATAAGGAGGCACAAGATGAAGAAGCAAATTATTTCTGTTCTTCTTCTAGTTCTGGCTGCCACAGTGGTATGGGCAGCAGGACAAGGTGAATCAGCAAAACCGGGCGCATCGGGTTCGGTGGTTGAATTGAGGGTGCAGTTTCCCCGGGATAATGAGGAAAATCAGTACCGTATCCAAGCAGAGCTCGATAAAGCACGCCGGTTTGAAGCAGAGCATCCGAACATAAAAATAATTCCGGTTCATATTGAGTACGATAACACCGGAGAGTTTTTTGTACGGCAGGCTGCGAATCAGGCACCGGATGTCATGATGAGTGTGTGGGCAACGGAAGCACAGCTTTGGGTTAGTAAAGGTTGGGCTTTACCCTTGGATGACTATCTTGCTTCTTGGGAAAAAATGGATTGGTATAATCCGGCTTCCTTCGATCCCTTTATGGTGAATGGGGTACGCTACGGAATTCCAGAGAACAACTATGTAAAGCATGTAATCTATAACAAGGATCTCTTTGATCAGGCGAATCAGCCCTATCCGAAGAATGACTGGACATGGAATGAATTTCTCGAAGCAGCACGAGCGACCACTAATAAGAGTGCTGGGGTGGCTGGTTTTGCTCCCATGGGGCGTGGCGGCGAAGGCGGCTGGGGATTTACAGATTTTATCTACCAAGCCGGCGGAGAAGTTGTCGAAATACGGGATGGTAAGTATTACTCAGTATTTGATTCACCCCAGGCCATCGCGGCAGCCCAGTTTTTTAAGGATCTGAAATGGAAACATGATGTAATCCCATCTCAATGGGCAAACGGCTGGGGTGATGTATTTAACGTCTTCGGTGCGGGTCAGGCTGCCATGGTCTTTGATGCCGACTGGGGACGGGCAATTCCCATTAATAGCTTTGGAATGGACCCTGATAACATTGGAGTTGTAATCATGCCAAAGGGGCCGGGATCTCAGGGCAGGCATGCCGGGGTTCTTGGTGGAACATTCATGGTAATTAATGCAGCTTCCGCCCGTAGCAAGGCAGTGCAGGATGCGGCCTTCGCGTGGATAGATTTTGAACGCTATGATGAAGCGGGATTAGAGCGGATAGAATCAGAAATTGCGGACGCCCGATCTAATGGCCAATATAGGGCACAGTTTCAGTATTCACCCCTCTTGCCTGAAGCCCAGTATATCCAGCGGGAGACTGCTATTATGGCGGCGAACCCAGATGCGGCAGTTATCTGGGGGGATGATGAGTTCCTGGAATTATTGCCAGGAACAGCACATACCGAACCAGCTGTAGCTGCCCAAGATCTCTACGGTGAATACCTTGCAAATGTCGTGCAGCTTCTTCTGAGCGATGAAAATGCAGATCCAGAACGGATCATGAAGGAATACAATGATCGGTTCCAGAAGGAGGTTCTGGATCCCCTTAATGCCGCTCAATAACTTGGCATTACTACTCTTCAGCTCCCGGGGCGGCTTCCGCCTCCGGGGCTTTAATAAAAGGTACCGAAATGATACGAGATCTACCAAATCCATCGAAAAAAAGACCCTACGCGGTAGGATTAGGATTTTTAGTCCCCGCCTTTATCGTGTTCGCGCTCTTCCAATGGCTGCCTATTCTGGCGAATTTTCTGCTAGCATTCACTGAATACAATCCAGGCTTTTTGCCGAAGTGGATCGGCATTGAAAACTTCCGGGCTATTTTTAATGACCCGCGGTTTTTTACAGCTCTTTCAAACACAATCTTCTATGTACTGATTTGCTTAGTATTCGGTTTTATCATACCCATCATTGTTGCCCTGGCAATCTCTGAGTTGCGCTGGGGGAGGGGGTTTTTCCGTACTGCGATTTACATACCGAATATTCTCCCAGCTATCGCCACCTATATAATCTGGCGTTGGATTTTCAACCCCCAGTTCGGACTGCTCAATGCTTTTCTAGGTATTTTCGGCGTTGAGCCCCAGTTATGGTTATTAAGCGGAAATCAGGTACTCCTCTCGATCGCGATTATGGCAACCTGGCAAGGTTTTGGATCGACCGCGGTGTTGTACATGGCTAGTCTGACCTCTGTTAATCCGGAGCTTTATGAGAGTGCGGAGATGGAAGGGGCTGGGTTTTTCCAGCGTATTTGGTACATCACTCTGCCCTCTATTTCTGGAACTATAAAGCTGCTTCTGGTATTACAGCTGATTGCAACCTTTCAGGTGCTCCAGGAGCCGTATGTTCTTACTCAAGGGGGTCCGAACGATGCAAGTCTTACCCTCATGCTTTTGACCCATCAATATGCCTTTGAAAAAATAGATTTCGGGAGAGCAGGTGCCTTAGGCTCACTCTTCCTTCTGGCAATGATCGGACTCTCGGTCTTTTATGTACAGAAGACCGGTCTTGCCGAAACAAAAAGGAGCTAACCCATGGCAAACACCCTTCGTGGTATTCTCTCATTTAATGAGTACCGGCAGCCCAGGAACAGGGCAGCGTACATTCTGTTTTTCATCATGGCGGTGTTGCTTTCCTTGGTAATGGTATTTCCGTTAATCTGGGTTTTTCTAACCTCTCTTAAAGCACCGGCGGATGTGTACAAAATTCCGGTAACCCTGCTGCCCGAAACCTGGAACCTGGGGAATTTCGCTACGGCCTGGCGAAGCTTCCGGTTCCCGTTGATGCTTTTCAATACCTTTGCGGTGTATCTGGCTACCCTCACCGCTCGGCTTCTGGTTGTACTGTTAGCAGCCTATTCGTTGTCCAAACTGAAAGTGCCTTTTCGGCGGACTATTTACCTGTTGTTTTTATCCACCCTGGTGCTTCCGGTTTTCTCGTATATTATCCCAAGCTTTCTGGTTATTAATGCCTTCGGGCTCTATGACAACTGGTTAGCACTGATTTTACCCGGTGCAGCAAGTTCGTTTCCGCTGCTCCTGGCCAAGGGTTTTATGGATGAGATGCCCATCGAACTTTGTGAGTCCGCCAGGATCGACGGTTCTTCTGAGCTACGGATTCTGTGGAGCATTATTCTTCCGATTGCGAAACCGGTAATTGCTGTAATTTCTATACTCGCGTTTCTGGAGGTGTGGAATAACTTTTTTTGGCCGCAGCTGGTAATCACTAGTTCGGAAAAATGGACCATGCCTATTATGCTCTGGTACCGCACCTCAGTAATCGGCGGCAATCCGCCCATGAACATCCAGTTGGCGGGTATGTTTTTCAGTATACTGCCGCCGTTGATCCTCTTCATGTTCTTTCAGAGGTACATCACTGAAGGGGTAACCTTCGCTGGTATTAAGGGCTAAGGAGAAAGGAGGATCGTATGGCTGTGCATGCTTCAGTAGATCTCAGATTGGCTGGGATGGCATTGATTGTTCTGTTGGGATGGATTATGGGGTGTACCACCTCCAAGGTTCCTAGCAGTGAAGAACTATTTACCGACGCGGGGAATCGCCTGGATATACAAGAGCCCGAAGGGCGGGAAACCTCGGATCCCCTGATTATGGTTCATTATATGCCATGGTTTGAGGCCCCGCCGATAAGCAGCGGCTTCGGCTTTCACTGGCATATGGGAGGTGGGGTGTTTGATCCCTATCGAATCCTCGAAAACGGACGAGTTGATATCGGTTCCCATTATTATCC of the Spirochaeta lutea genome contains:
- a CDS encoding RNA polymerase sigma factor; translated protein: MTTETLQASDFVGHLRPYEQRLYRAIYMIVRNTDDAQDLLQETVLRAYQNLSRYNPSKPLYPWLLTIGRNLARNFLRKKESQNVGFPEGMEVISAGHGPEDLLIQRETSQAVIDCLARLKPEQREILELKHFQECSYEEMAQILDIPLGTVMSRLYYSRKKLAELLQNHTQGGGV
- a CDS encoding ABC transporter substrate-binding protein — translated: MKKQIISVLLLVLAATVVWAAGQGESAKPGASGSVVELRVQFPRDNEENQYRIQAELDKARRFEAEHPNIKIIPVHIEYDNTGEFFVRQAANQAPDVMMSVWATEAQLWVSKGWALPLDDYLASWEKMDWYNPASFDPFMVNGVRYGIPENNYVKHVIYNKDLFDQANQPYPKNDWTWNEFLEAARATTNKSAGVAGFAPMGRGGEGGWGFTDFIYQAGGEVVEIRDGKYYSVFDSPQAIAAAQFFKDLKWKHDVIPSQWANGWGDVFNVFGAGQAAMVFDADWGRAIPINSFGMDPDNIGVVIMPKGPGSQGRHAGVLGGTFMVINAASARSKAVQDAAFAWIDFERYDEAGLERIESEIADARSNGQYRAQFQYSPLLPEAQYIQRETAIMAANPDAAVIWGDDEFLELLPGTAHTEPAVAAQDLYGEYLANVVQLLLSDENADPERIMKEYNDRFQKEVLDPLNAAQ
- a CDS encoding carbohydrate ABC transporter permease, which translates into the protein MIRDLPNPSKKRPYAVGLGFLVPAFIVFALFQWLPILANFLLAFTEYNPGFLPKWIGIENFRAIFNDPRFFTALSNTIFYVLICLVFGFIIPIIVALAISELRWGRGFFRTAIYIPNILPAIATYIIWRWIFNPQFGLLNAFLGIFGVEPQLWLLSGNQVLLSIAIMATWQGFGSTAVLYMASLTSVNPELYESAEMEGAGFFQRIWYITLPSISGTIKLLLVLQLIATFQVLQEPYVLTQGGPNDASLTLMLLTHQYAFEKIDFGRAGALGSLFLLAMIGLSVFYVQKTGLAETKRS
- a CDS encoding carbohydrate ABC transporter permease, with product MANTLRGILSFNEYRQPRNRAAYILFFIMAVLLSLVMVFPLIWVFLTSLKAPADVYKIPVTLLPETWNLGNFATAWRSFRFPLMLFNTFAVYLATLTARLLVVLLAAYSLSKLKVPFRRTIYLLFLSTLVLPVFSYIIPSFLVINAFGLYDNWLALILPGAASSFPLLLAKGFMDEMPIELCESARIDGSSELRILWSIILPIAKPVIAVISILAFLEVWNNFFWPQLVITSSEKWTMPIMLWYRTSVIGGNPPMNIQLAGMFFSILPPLILFMFFQRYITEGVTFAGIKG